A region of the Mangifera indica cultivar Alphonso chromosome 10, CATAS_Mindica_2.1, whole genome shotgun sequence genome:
ttttgaaagttatggggggcggctgcgttttgaaaaatatggaaaccttaggtttggggataaaaatgttactttttaaagtttaaaaactttaggtaaaggtgaaatgttagtttctaaaacctatgggggggtgaaaaataataaattttataagtttttaatataaacaataaaataactattttacccctctctTTAACAGCAAAAATGGACGGCGGTTTGGtgatgggtgggaaaagtggattttgatCTGTTgtgggtataggtttgagattggggtaaaaaatgggtgggaaaataGTACTTTACCCTTTTCCAAACTAAACCAACTCTCTTGGCGGTGGATGCCATGATTAGTATATCCTTCTAACCTGGTGGGTGGCCATGTGCACTCTCTCTGATTACTAATTAATTAGAGacaacaatttaaaaaagaagaatatcTTCATGGACATTTAGGCAGTTTCTGGATTCGTTTTCTCACTCAAATGTCCCCCACTAGTTTAAGCTTCATTTGTATTATGTTTCTCTTGTGTCTCCCTACTTTGCATTAACCAATCAATTGGATGACCCTTTGAAAATGATGATTCTGAAAGgaaattcatattcataatgcCATTAATGAGCtgggaaaattaaaataatcaatctTTAACTAAAAGTGACGGTCTAATCAGATTTTTTTAACATGTGtgacataatataaaattagatgtgTTATATGGTCAAAACTTTTCCTCAATCATACTCATTAGTATAATGTTTGTGGAGATGATCAACGAAAAGTAGACAAATGTCATGCCAATTTATATGTGGGTATAAGATGTAGACGATACAAGATCTCATATAGAAGTTGTAATatggtttttatattatattaaaactaattCTTACAATCtcaataattataatcaaaatacaattatttttatattatatcggAATCATAATAACACTCATTAAATCACGAAATTACGCACTTTATCTAAAAAATTGTACATCTTATTGTAATCtttattagtataaatttttatatcactCAAATAATATCGTTATCATTGACATAAACTACTAATTTGTTGGATCCaccacattaaaaattaaatatcttttgatCTTGTCGTGTCTCTTCACACCATGATGAAAAAGAATCCCTTCGAGATTTGGCACAAAGGGAATCAAGTCCTTCTGAagaaatcttttcttttattataaaagaaagaatattgGAATATCTACCAATGTTTACATTTAGTTGATTGGGTCAACAATCACTTGAGTTTTTACCCGCACTTCATTGCCATTGTACTTATTAATTTACACAATCCTTCATATTTGTATGGTTCATACATAGACTTTGATTGAGATGTGTAATCCACTCAAGTCAAGCAATATttggatttgagtttgattcgatgACATTAAGATAAAGTTCAActttatcaaattcaaaagttaTTGACTTAAGTTTAAGACAGAAATAATTGAcacaaatttaacttaaaaaattatatttacatatactaatttatatatttataattcacCTATTTTATTCTAAGTAAAATAcgaaatttaaaatgtttagagATTTTTTTAGTATTCTACCCAAATTAAGTCATGAATTCATGAACTCGTAGAATTAATGGATAGTAAAAtcttttaagtattttattgatactcatatattatattaatcaaatcattttaaattaatatataattattgaaactTGTTTAGCATCTTTTCATGAGCCTACATCTACGTttccaacaaaaagaaaaatgaaattatagatGGCCTGATCTGTAGACAATAAATATTGACTTTGAAATGTGGTTGAGTGACCTGTTTCATTATAAATACCAATAAatgcagagaagaagaagatgaagtcTAGCACTTTTGTAGGGATGTGCTCTAGTGGAAATATGAAATGTTGTTGccatttttatatagaaaatgatgAATCATTTTCTGCTTTTCTTGATGATTTTATGTGGAGAAGGATTCTTGtctctttcttcctctttctctctctccgaAAGCACATGCAAATACACAGAACTGGTTAGAGCTAAGCTTCTGAACCCAGAAGCTGATGTAAGACTCAGCTCAGTGAGAATCTCTCCCACTTTTTAAAGAATCAAAGATTGAGAAAATATGAACTGTAAGTAAGTTTAAACAATGTACAAAGTTCATTTGTGTACATTTTGGCAGGCTGCAGGGGTGGAGTTGAGGCAATTGTCAACTCGGTTTGGACTTTGACTCCAAACTAGTGAAATTTTGGgaatgagtttaattttaagatgttgTTTTTTCGCCATTCAAACTATAATACAGGGATTGTATCCACcaatttatatacaaagtttTGCCGGCATAATATAAAGGGGAATACTGtttaaatattaagaaaatatatataagtaacaCAACTGAGTTTAAGCAATgtacattataatttttagaaaaaaacctttgagtttgagtttaattttctgttaaacTTGTAAAACTCTGATTTATGtgaatctaattaatatattcgATGGTTATACAACCAATCAATCCTGGGGTGTTTTCCtggtttaaagaaaattttcatttgtcaaTATTTATGGAACTGGCAAGCTAGCTGTTGGCAGCTATATatgaattagaaaaattatatgtcTGATGAAAGTTACATACACGGCACAGAGTCATGATGAATCAAGAAGAGAGAAAATGCATGTATGTTGTTCAAAGCTGCATTTAACGCTCACAGGATGTTAGGTTTCGCTATTtaagaaaatgcaaaaaatatatattcaacttCATGGACATATTCAgaaaatgttaaatgaaaaagttccggttttttaaacaaaattgaacTTTGTTTCTACGTCAGCTTTGGTTTCTAGACGATGAAGCTGACTTATTGATCTAGAAAGAGTGATGTTGGGTTCGGTTCTTTAGGAATTAGGATGCAATCCGAGTAAAGGGTGTTAGAGAGATACTCAgttattaaagaaattaaagagaAGCCATGTGTCAGAGCCTTTGGCGTGCATAATGAAGCAAGGTAGACACTAGTCACTCCCTTTAACTCcccaaaaattgaatgaatccAACTTTGCTTTTTAACGCCACTACTCTTTAAACAAACAAAGTTCAGCATTTTCGTGTTAAAATTTCTAGACTCGGTGCTGTTTCTTGCATCCTACAGACTGAACGGAAAACACATTCCTTAAACTATTTGGCTTTCCACCTGAGGCGTTCTGGTTCCTTAAGAGTACATAAAATCTCGAACTGAAAAAAGCAGCTAAAGCACGCTGAAGGGCAATTCAAGTTTTCGGTTTTAGCGTTTTAGTTTGGTGGGTTTTGTGCAAGTCTTTAGTATTTTTTGTGGGTTTGGTGCTTTAGACTCAGTGAGTTAGCGCTCATGCTCATGCATGGCCCATTTATAATGTGTGACAATGATACTAAAATTGTGGTATATCTATACAGACTTAAGTTTGGTGAGTTTAGATTAAATTAGTTAGCTTTACCAATTTAGAGCGATATCtctattgtttatttattttaagcgATCTGAAAAAGTTTCTAGCATCTGTTGGTTGATGTTACTGAATCTTGAAGTGGGttgattttatttctactttAATGCTTCAATTTAGGAAACATTGTTCATgggtttataaatttgatagaattgTTCTTGGGTTTTGTTGGGGTTTCCACGGAGAGTGGCTTTTGGGGATTgactttttgtttatttaactTAACCAACTTGATGAAAAACATATTTTGTCATGTGGGGTTTTACagttttacaaatatgataGTACAATGTGATCTTTGggtttatgatttgattttgagtagaattatttgatatattctGGTAGATTTCCTAGATTGCTGTTGAATTTTAAGCGATTCTTTTGCTTGGTAGTTGATTTTTGATTGTTCATTActtagatgaatttaaattaatttttgtgatCTTTCTCATTTATTCTGTATAAAGATAGATGCTTGTTGTCTACCGTTTTGGTGGTTTTCTAAACTGATACCGAGATGCTGTTTTCAGTTGCaggtttttcaaacttcaacgGTTGAAAAAGACgctatttataattgatttggaACTTGAAGCTGTAAAGAAACTCAATTAGTCTTGGTGGCATGAATCTTTATgtacttttatattttatttatgcagaaaacaaagaaacagaGTAATCAGAGAtcaaaagataaagaaatagTTAGTGAGGTGGAATCAGATTTGTGCTTATGGGGTGTagtttttgaataatttagTGCGGGTAGTGATAATTATTTAGTGTTAAGAGTCTGCTGGCTATGTCCCCTGAGCTAACTGGGTGAGCCCGGGCTCCATGGGCTTTGCCGCCGACCAAGGAAACAATCTCTTCTTTGGCTCTCCTGCCATCTAAGAGAaccttttgttaaaaaattacttaaaccTTCTCTATCTTGCCTTCAATTTTCTATTCTTCTATCTTATTAGGACTCCCTGTCTCGATTGCTGTCAAGATTCGGTCATACCCTTCAGGCATATATCCTTACCCTTCCTTTTAGATTCTTTACTCTCTTTTACCCAAAGAGTTTGTCTTCTCCGATTTGGTCCCCACAACTGGGGAATTCACATTCCATTACTGGAAAATTTTCCTCAATTTCAGTAACGTGTGTTTTACTACTGGGCATGTACTGTAGTGAGCTGATAAAGTTTGATTTAGAAGTGGTGAGCTGAGCAGTGAGGGAGTTGGCTTTGACATATCAGTGGAAAAGTAGATCCCTTTCTTGCGAAGATGAAGTTTATGAAACTTGGATCAAAGCCGGATTCCTTTCAAAGGGATGGTAATAACATTAGGTGAGATCTCATTGAACCTTATTCCTTGCTCATCTTTTTCTAAGAAGCTTGTATGTTTGTCAACTGGTTTCGTGTTCATTAAATTGATTGTACCCATCTTTTAGTAGCTTTCCCATTTTGTTGATTCTTAAACTGGGTTCCTTCAGGGCAGTATGAAATTTTGTCAGCAGAATTGAGGTTTCTctcattttatgattttcaatcTGTCCACAATGTTGTTTTACTCATTTTATGTAGTTAGAATATTGGACTTACATTCTGAACTATCTCCTTCAACAGTATGGCCATTTCTGGGAACCTTGAGATTCAAAAGGTTGTGTTCtgtttaattgattctcaaaGCGGGAAATTTCTTGCTGTTAGAGTCTGTAATCATGTCTAGTGCAATATTCTTCAGAAACTTGAAATCATTTGGTGTTTCTCACTGTTGGTACAGTGAATTTACTATTGGTTTTATGCggttataaattaaatatcaattgaCTGTTATCTGATTCCTCGATGTATTTTGGACATTCAGTATAAGTGCTAATTTGGTATTTGCAGTTAAATTGAATATGAATGGTAATTGCGAAGAGAAAACAACATTTCATAAGAATttgagaaacaataaaattgttttgaaatgtATGCAAACTTTGGGGATCCTAACCCACTTTTCTTATttacggaaaaaaaaaatccactttTCTTACTATAACACTTAAGCATGGAAGGATGTGTAGAATGTAAAGTGAAAGATTTTCTGAGGCAGCTGCACCATTTACATAACAAATTTGCATATTTTATTCGAAATAAAAGTCGAAAATCTTATTTCTCTGTATTGCTTTGGCATAAAGAAACATGCTTTTCAGAAGGATCTTAGGTAGCAACAGTCATCTCGTCTAGTTGAGAAGCTTTGAAAGAAAGTGAAAGTAGTTATTGTAAAAAGTTAGATATGCTTCACTCCTGATAATCAGTTTAATtgtatttgttctttttttattcttgttatataaaaataatggaTAGATTTTAGCAACATTATGAAGGGAAGACATTTTGTTCTCAGGTATGCAGCAAGTGAGTTGGCAACCGACATTGTGGTAGTTGTTGGGGATGTAAAGTTTCATTTGCATAAggtatgattttattttttctgaaaagtTTAGTACATGTGAGAAAATTATTGTCAGCATTTCTAGTTCTCCTGTACCTTCTATCTTCTGTATTGATGTTCTTGCTTTGTGGTAGTGATGAAAGGAATATGTGGAATACATAACTACTAATGCATTTTCATTCTATTCATATTGACTGATCATTAgtagttaatataaaatatgctcACTGATAGAAGCCTTGAGCTGTGGTTCATGGTTTTGATCAATGTTTTCTGACGCAAACCAGGCATTGAACTGGTCAAGGGGCCGATCTGGGTTTTTCTTGGTCGGATCAGTCAGATCGAGACATAGGGACTGttgatatacatataattataatacatatcCAAATGGAATTGTGGTATGATGGTGCATTGCATGCCTTGGCAGTGTTGCCAATTTCTGGGACTCGAACTTTTTTAATAGTCATGCGGGCGTCAGTTAATCCATAGGATAGAGATTGAACTGGTGGTTCAACTGCAATCTGGCACAGTTTGCCTAATTCAACACCCTTTAACAACTTCACCCAAACTAGACTGGCCACTAGGTCCCAGTCAAATCAGCTGGTCTGGTTTGGGTTTCAAAACCATGGTTTTGACATACTGATCCGGGGTGGTTTAAGAAATCTGACCCGGAGCAGAATTTGTAAAACTTCAGGAATTCTCctgataaatttatgtttatttatatgaagaTGAGCTCATATACTCTCTAAGAACATGGATTCATATTCTAAAActgatattgaaaattattatatgcaGTTTCCTCTCCTGTCAAAATGTGCCTGCTTGCAGAAGCTGGTAGCGACCTCTAATGAAGAAATAGACATTTCCAACATTCCTGGTGGGCCTGCTTCCTTTGAAATTTGTGCCAAATTTTGTTATGGCATCACTGTGACCCTCAATGCTTACAATGTTGTGGCTGCTCGATGTGCGGCTGAGCACCTGGGAATGCATGAAACTACTGAGAAGGGGAACCTCATTTACAAGATTGATGTCTTCCTTAGCTCCAGTATTTTTCGCAGCTGGAAAGATTCAATTATTGTTCTACAATCAACCAAGTCTTTATTACCGTTATCTGAAGATCTCAAGATAATCAACCATTGCATTGAAGCTATAGCAACCAAAGCCTGTGTTGATGTTTCTAAAGTCGACTGGTCATATACCTATAACCGTAAGAAGCTCCCAGAGGAAAATGGGAATGATCCAAGCTGGAATGGTGTCAGAAACCTAGAAGTACCGAGGGACTGGTGGGTTGAGGATGTATGTGAGCTTGAAATTGATCTATATAAGCGAgttatgataaatattaaaaccaaaGCAATTCTCCCTAGTGAAGTGATTGGAGAGGCATTGAAAACTTATGCTTACAGAAGGCTGTCAGGTTTGAGCAAGGGTATGATCCAGTGTGGTGATGTGTTAAAGTATCAAACAGCTGTCGATACAATTGTCTGGCTGCTACCTGTAGAGAAAGGCTGTGTCTCTTGTAGTTTCTTGTTCAAGTTGTTGAAAGCAGTCATTCTTTTAGACCTGGGAGATACTGTCAAGGAGCAGCTAATAAGACTCATAGGACAGCAACTAGAAGAGGCATCTGTCAACCATATGTTGTTGTTAATGGCACCTGAAGGTGAAAGTACCTTGTATGATGTTGACACGGTACAAAAAATTGTCAACGAGTTTTTGATGCAAGATCAAAATGCTGAGCTTGAGTCACCAGAAGAAGATCAAGAGATAAGAAGCCGAGGGATTTTATCTGATGCTTCCAAGCTGATGGTAGCAAAACTGATTGATGGATACCTGGCTGAAATTGCAAAGGATCCCAAGCTGCCACTGTCAAAGTTTGTTGATCTAGCCAATTTGGTGTCAGGTATCTCCAGGCCAGTGCATGACGGGCTTTACCGGGCCATTGACATGTACCTCAAGGTAAGAATTATTCGAATCTTTcttcatcacataatcaatcagACACCATGTTTTTAGCTCTTGCATTTTGTTATACAACTTTGCactataatttttcttaaaacatGCTTCGGTGCAGGAGCATCCAACAATCAGCAAAAGTGAAAGGAAGAAGATATGCAAGCTCATGGACTGTCGGAAGCTATCAGTcgatgcatgcatgcatgctgtaCAAAATGAGAGACTTCCACTGCGTGTTGTTGTCCAAATACTCTTTTTGGAGCAAGTCAGGTTTGCTGGCTCATCAGGTTGCAGCACTCCTGACCTACCAAAAGGTCTTAAGGATCTAAAATATGGATCCCTTGGGAGCTCAAGGTCCGCAGCAACCAATCCAGAGGAAGATTGGGATGCTGTGGCCACGGCCGAGGAGCTGAAGGCCCTTAAGGGGGAGCTTGCCGCCCTGAGGTTGAGCAATGGAATGGGAGGTAGTGTGAGTAATGGTGGCGATATTAAAACTGATACTGTTGACAACAAGGCTGCCATTAGTAAAATGAAAAGTATGCTTAAGTCCAAGAAGATCTTTGCAAAGCTCTGGTCAAGCAAAAGCCGACAAGGAGACAATAGTGGTTCAGATTCATCGGATAGTCTTGGTTCCGTGATACCGGAAGAAGCTACATCCACACCATCTGGAAACAGAAGGCATTCAGTTTCTTAGTAGACTGAAGTTATATAGAGTTGTTTCTTGGTTCTTTTACTTGCATATTTTTGGCCTCTACCTGCCTTAATGACATAGAAACTTCAGAAACTAgtgtttatgtttttaattcatcaaaatgaagCATATATAGTTTGGTAGAAGAGTTGGGATTTTTTACAttgcaaatataaatattgcAGGAAATCTGAGATTAGCTATGTTTTTTATAGTAGTTTAACTCATTTGATTGGGACTCAAAGGTTAGTTCGGTTCGGTTAACTTTAAACTCGAGTATAGAAGACATTCAATTCGATAAGTCCGTGCACCTGAAAAGTTGGATTCAAAtcgattaaaacaatattattttaattaatatacatcaaaatattattattttagttgattttgatttggatATAGTACCAAGCTTAGTTCAAGCTCAATTTGGTATTATAACCAAACTCTTCTCATACTAAACAAAACTTAAATTGATATGAGAAGAGTTCGACTCCaataagtcaaattaaattcgaGCTCAATATGGGTTAAATCCACTACTATTATGTCCTGGAAAAAGCCCGGTCCAAGAATGAAAACATTGACAAAGGTCTGGGTGGACAATAACTAAATATTAAACCTAGTAAGTTCCTGCAGGCTGAATTTAAAAAACACATCTCTTAATAGTCTTACATTAaagttaaaacataaaataaaaactttaaaactatcGACACAGATATGATCAGTTTCCTCCGACACCCAATTTCCGCAAAACATTATCCAGAAGCCGCATAAATGTATGTGGCGTGGCGATCAGGGTGAAAATTATGATCTTAACAAAGGATACTTAATCAACATTAACctgtaaaaattgaaattaagcTTGTACTTTTCCCTTTCCCGTTTATCTCAATGAGGCCCTTATTTCCAACATTAATTACAAGGCTTTGACTTCCAGGTatgattgaattcaaattgaattatttttaaatataggtTAGTATAAGTTGGGTTCGAAGCTTAAATGGTCAACTTAAATCCAAACTGATTGAAATACTGTTGGAAGTCATCGGTGGAAGGAATAATATCATCAACgggataattaatattattactgataagatgaataaaattattaatagaataaatattaaagagttatattatgtgtataaataaattttattaatttattaatataaattaatataataatatgtaatcgAGTGATTTTGAAGTAAATAAGACATAATCTACTAGGGCACTAGGATTCTCAAGGAAAGGTCTGAAACGGagaggaaaatgagattgagaatccAAAGCCGACCTTTGATTCTTGCCCAGTGCCATTCTCCAATGTCGAAACCTCAAGTTTCTTTCTAATACCTGAAGAGACACTCAACTATGCAAATAGATTGGCTATGTCCCACTCgaatattgataaaacaatcatttctatcttttaaattaaaaaaattaaattattcactcatttgtttaatttactaataaaatctattaattcttttataagaatagataaaaatatcttctatttttattgataCTAAACAACAGAACCTCtcaaaaatatacataattaaatattaaaaatctcataaaacaATACTAAAAATTGAGGGAACGATATCATAAATAAGAGAATAATATCAAAAGATAGAGAATATGCTTAAAAGCAACTAAAAGGCATCGGAAACAGAAGAACAATGTTgaaaaattaccaaaacaatGTCGAAAgctgaaaatatgaaaaaattgtatTGGATCTTTGGGTTTTTTTGGATACacaaaaaatgagaaaacattaaaaaaataaagagaaaaaaagaaatatataaaataattaagataaaaatttaatttacttatCTAATTAGAggtataaatgatattaatccTATTAATACTCTTTAACAGTTAAAACTTAACTTTTTACTTAAAcaatgaacaaaaaataaaatttcaaattgaaagtataaaaa
Encoded here:
- the LOC123226857 gene encoding BTB/POZ domain-containing protein NPY2-like translates to MKFMKLGSKPDSFQRDGNNIRYAASELATDIVVVVGDVKFHLHKFPLLSKCACLQKLVATSNEEIDISNIPGGPASFEICAKFCYGITVTLNAYNVVAARCAAEHLGMHETTEKGNLIYKIDVFLSSSIFRSWKDSIIVLQSTKSLLPLSEDLKIINHCIEAIATKACVDVSKVDWSYTYNRKKLPEENGNDPSWNGVRNLEVPRDWWVEDVCELEIDLYKRVMINIKTKAILPSEVIGEALKTYAYRRLSGLSKGMIQCGDVLKYQTAVDTIVWLLPVEKGCVSCSFLFKLLKAVILLDLGDTVKEQLIRLIGQQLEEASVNHMLLLMAPEGESTLYDVDTVQKIVNEFLMQDQNAELESPEEDQEIRSRGILSDASKLMVAKLIDGYLAEIAKDPKLPLSKFVDLANLVSGISRPVHDGLYRAIDMYLKEHPTISKSERKKICKLMDCRKLSVDACMHAVQNERLPLRVVVQILFLEQVRFAGSSGCSTPDLPKGLKDLKYGSLGSSRSAATNPEEDWDAVATAEELKALKGELAALRLSNGMGGSVSNGGDIKTDTVDNKAAISKMKSMLKSKKIFAKLWSSKSRQGDNSGSDSSDSLGSVIPEEATSTPSGNRRHSVS